A single genomic interval of Adhaeribacter pallidiroseus harbors:
- a CDS encoding DUF3037 domain-containing protein — MPEKHLFEYATIRVVPRVEREEFLNVGVILYCPGQRFLRTLFELKEDRLLAFSQNLVLLEIHERLRVFEQICVGGKPGGIIGQLPLASRFRWLTAARSTVVQTSPVHPGLCIDAQQTLLRLHNQLVL, encoded by the coding sequence ATGCCAGAAAAGCACTTATTTGAATACGCTACCATTCGGGTAGTACCCCGCGTAGAACGAGAAGAATTTTTGAATGTGGGCGTTATTCTTTACTGTCCTGGGCAACGTTTTTTGCGAACTTTGTTTGAATTAAAGGAAGACCGTTTACTAGCTTTTTCCCAAAATTTAGTGTTACTAGAAATTCACGAACGTTTACGCGTATTTGAGCAAATCTGCGTTGGCGGAAAACCCGGCGGAATTATTGGGCAACTGCCATTAGCTAGCCGTTTCCGGTGGCTGACCGCTGCCAGAAGTACCGTGGTTCAAACTTCTCCTGTACACCCGGGTTTATGTATCGATGCACAGCAAACTCTTTTGCGTTTGCATAACCAACTGGTTTTATAA
- a CDS encoding protein adenylyltransferase SelO, producing the protein MQRLSTKIYKNRFVNEFPGDNSGNLQPRQTPGVLYSKAFPTPVQNPQLLAWSEELAQELEIQTPTPEDITILGGNRVTESMQPYAACYAGHQFGNWAGQLGDGRAITLGEWETNAGKSWELQLKGAGPTPYSRRADGRAVLRSSVREYLMSEAMYYLGIPTTRALSLVSTGDQVMRDMFYNGNPHYEPGAIVLRVAPSFLRFGNFEMLAARQEEENLKKLIIWTINRFYPHITGEDKIINWFKEVVARTAGLMVEWQRVGFVHGVMNTDNMSILGLTIDYGPFSFVDSFDLRFTPNTTDLPGRRYAFGKQPGIAYWNLGCLASALTLLFSDTDQLVAALETYEPIYVQKYHNMMANKLGLDTIRPEDGSLIADFEEMLSAVKPDMTIFYQLLIDLPQNSDESTIISHFQESFYKELNSEKTAVFSKVMQRYLERLKTTAIPKAETKSRMRASNPRFILRNYLLHQAIEELERGESQLFEKLQAAIKQPYSRNFDEFFAKRPDWASQKAGCSMLSCSS; encoded by the coding sequence ATGCAGCGTCTCTCCACTAAGATATATAAAAACAGGTTTGTAAATGAATTCCCCGGCGACAACAGCGGCAACTTACAACCGCGGCAAACGCCAGGCGTGTTGTACAGCAAAGCCTTTCCCACTCCGGTACAAAATCCGCAGTTACTGGCTTGGTCAGAGGAGTTAGCCCAGGAATTGGAAATACAAACACCTACCCCAGAAGACATTACAATTTTAGGTGGTAATCGGGTTACGGAATCTATGCAGCCTTACGCAGCTTGCTATGCCGGGCACCAATTTGGCAATTGGGCAGGTCAGTTAGGCGATGGCCGGGCTATAACGTTGGGGGAATGGGAAACTAACGCGGGCAAATCCTGGGAACTACAATTAAAAGGTGCCGGTCCTACGCCTTATTCCCGGCGAGCTGATGGCCGGGCGGTGCTGCGTTCTTCGGTGCGGGAATATTTAATGAGCGAGGCTATGTATTACCTAGGCATACCTACCACCCGAGCCTTGAGTCTGGTTTCTACCGGCGACCAGGTAATGCGCGATATGTTTTATAACGGCAATCCGCATTACGAACCAGGTGCTATTGTGCTGCGGGTAGCACCTAGCTTTTTGCGTTTTGGCAATTTTGAAATGCTGGCTGCCCGTCAGGAAGAAGAAAATTTAAAAAAATTAATTATTTGGACTATAAACCGCTTTTATCCGCATATAACCGGCGAAGATAAAATCATAAATTGGTTTAAAGAAGTAGTAGCCCGTACTGCCGGCCTGATGGTAGAATGGCAACGGGTAGGTTTTGTGCACGGCGTCATGAACACGGACAATATGTCTATTTTGGGGTTAACGATTGATTACGGTCCTTTTTCGTTTGTCGATAGCTTTGATTTACGATTTACTCCCAACACCACAGACTTGCCAGGTCGACGTTATGCTTTTGGCAAACAGCCCGGTATTGCTTATTGGAATTTAGGATGCTTGGCCAGTGCGCTAACTCTTCTTTTTTCCGATACCGATCAGTTAGTGGCTGCTCTGGAAACATACGAGCCCATTTATGTGCAAAAATACCATAACATGATGGCGAACAAACTTGGTTTAGATACCATCCGGCCGGAAGATGGCAGCCTGATTGCGGACTTTGAGGAAATGCTTTCGGCAGTAAAGCCCGATATGACTATTTTTTACCAACTGTTAATAGATTTACCCCAAAATTCGGATGAATCAACAATTATCAGTCATTTTCAGGAAAGCTTCTATAAAGAACTAAATTCCGAGAAAACGGCGGTATTTTCTAAGGTAATGCAACGGTATTTAGAACGCCTAAAAACCACTGCCATTCCTAAAGCAGAAACCAAAAGCCGGATGCGCGCTAGCAACCCGCGCTTTATTTTGCGTAATTATTTGCTGCACCAGGCCATTGAGGAACTGGAACGCGGCGAAAGCCAGCTTTTTGAAAAATTACAAGCCGCAATAAAACAGCCTTACTCCCGGAATTTCGACGAGTTTTTTGCCAAAAGACCTGACTGGGCTAGCCAAAAAGCTGGCTGCTCTATGCTCTCCTGCAGTTCTTAA
- a CDS encoding BamA/TamA family outer membrane protein produces MKKIYLFFLFLLYFLPDSQAAWQPDSTIVKKKLSLTPFPALFSTPETGIGYGALVVPVYNFGSDSLTRSSNGQLLAYYTQKKQSSVQLTYNIYTNHERFNITGAANYYDWPILYYGTGNANSLSDSSLVTYKLVLLQNRVLRKIKNFVFAGGQYQLTRITDVSYKNALSKIKERDASELDGTITSGLGPALLLDSRDNPLNTTKGWYAEIGTFFNQKALGSEFNFTRYTIDVRRFIPLSVKQVIAFQGLGKFSTGQVPFREMALLGGGRTMRGFYEGRFRDRQLLAVQGEYRHQLFSRVGFVVFGSLGQVGNNGQDLDITTPKRAAGGGIRLMLNRKQRLNIRIDYAIGSDKAKGLYFDIGEAF; encoded by the coding sequence ATGAAAAAAATATACTTATTCTTCTTATTTTTACTATACTTCTTACCGGATAGCCAGGCTGCCTGGCAACCTGATTCTACAATTGTTAAAAAGAAGCTAAGTCTCACTCCTTTTCCGGCTTTATTTTCTACTCCCGAAACTGGTATTGGGTACGGTGCATTGGTAGTTCCGGTCTATAACTTTGGTTCTGATTCGCTTACTCGTAGCTCTAACGGCCAATTGCTGGCTTATTACACGCAAAAAAAGCAATCTTCCGTTCAGCTTACCTATAATATTTATACCAATCACGAACGCTTTAATATAACTGGAGCCGCTAATTATTATGATTGGCCTATTTTATATTATGGTACCGGCAATGCTAATTCTCTTTCCGATTCTTCTTTGGTTACCTACAAGCTCGTGCTTTTGCAGAACCGGGTGTTAAGAAAAATTAAAAATTTTGTTTTTGCGGGTGGTCAGTACCAGCTCACGCGCATTACCGACGTAAGTTATAAAAATGCCTTAAGTAAAATAAAAGAGCGCGACGCAAGCGAGTTAGATGGCACCATTACTTCGGGTTTGGGGCCGGCTTTATTATTAGATAGCCGCGATAATCCTTTAAATACCACCAAAGGTTGGTACGCCGAAATAGGTACTTTTTTTAACCAGAAAGCTTTAGGCAGCGAATTTAATTTTACCCGGTATACGATAGATGTTCGTCGTTTTATTCCTTTATCTGTGAAACAAGTAATTGCTTTTCAAGGCTTAGGAAAGTTCAGTACTGGGCAAGTACCCTTTCGCGAAATGGCCTTATTGGGTGGCGGCCGCACCATGCGCGGTTTTTACGAAGGCCGCTTCCGGGACCGGCAGTTACTAGCCGTACAGGGAGAGTACCGGCATCAGTTATTCTCCAGGGTAGGTTTTGTGGTATTTGGTAGCTTAGGCCAAGTAGGTAATAATGGACAAGATCTAGACATAACCACCCCTAAACGAGCAGCCGGTGGCGGAATACGGTTAATGCTCAACCGGAAACAACGCCTGAATATTCGTATTGATTATGCTATTGGAAGCGATAAAGCCAAGGGTTTGTATTTTGATATTGGCGAGGCTTTTTAG
- a CDS encoding FG-GAP repeat domain-containing protein, which produces MNFIVLVGLLAVGVIPYTASAQKSAKSKKSGTISFTKQVLTDEFIAEGVAVGDVNKDGKVDVLAGAYWFEAPSWKKHEITKPEKFFYEKGYSNAFISQTLDVNLDGWLDFVRVGFPGKEVTWFENPKQQAGYWPAHIIHNTVGNESAGFFDVDGDGKLDLLGGNSITGQMTWFKPPVSPENLNWQQIAISKAKSPGSEPFSHGLGVGDINKDGRPDVIIKEGWWEAPANPMQPDWTFHPANLGEACAQMYAYDFDEDGDQDVVASSAHGLGIWWYEQTRNEQGTPQWNRHVISNAFTQTHGLAFTDINSDENPDLVTGKRYFAHMGKDPGEFEPPVLYWFELKPGKTPTWIPHLVDNNSGAGVHVVTQDVTQDKLTDIIIANKKGVFVFKQERK; this is translated from the coding sequence TTGAATTTTATTGTTTTAGTAGGCTTACTGGCCGTTGGAGTTATACCGTACACAGCAAGTGCGCAAAAAAGTGCCAAGTCTAAAAAATCAGGTACTATTTCATTTACCAAACAAGTATTAACGGATGAATTTATTGCGGAGGGTGTAGCCGTAGGTGATGTAAATAAAGATGGAAAAGTAGATGTTTTAGCCGGTGCTTACTGGTTTGAAGCTCCCTCCTGGAAAAAGCACGAGATAACTAAACCCGAAAAGTTCTTCTACGAGAAAGGTTATAGCAATGCATTCATTAGTCAAACCTTGGATGTAAATCTGGATGGTTGGTTGGATTTTGTACGGGTTGGTTTCCCGGGCAAAGAAGTTACCTGGTTCGAAAACCCGAAACAACAAGCCGGTTACTGGCCAGCTCACATCATCCATAATACCGTAGGCAATGAGTCAGCAGGCTTTTTCGACGTAGACGGCGATGGCAAATTAGATTTATTAGGCGGGAACTCCATTACTGGACAAATGACTTGGTTTAAACCCCCTGTATCTCCCGAAAACTTAAATTGGCAGCAGATTGCGATCAGCAAAGCAAAAAGCCCTGGATCTGAGCCTTTTTCACATGGATTAGGAGTAGGAGATATAAATAAAGATGGCCGACCAGATGTAATAATAAAAGAAGGTTGGTGGGAAGCCCCAGCCAATCCCATGCAACCAGACTGGACATTTCATCCGGCTAATTTAGGAGAGGCTTGTGCCCAGATGTACGCCTATGATTTTGATGAAGACGGTGATCAGGATGTAGTTGCTTCTTCGGCCCATGGTTTGGGTATTTGGTGGTACGAGCAAACCCGCAACGAGCAAGGAACACCACAATGGAACCGCCATGTAATATCCAATGCTTTTACGCAAACGCATGGATTGGCTTTTACAGATATCAACTCCGACGAAAATCCAGATCTGGTAACCGGTAAACGCTATTTTGCACATATGGGTAAAGATCCCGGCGAATTTGAGCCACCCGTACTCTACTGGTTTGAGCTAAAACCTGGTAAAACACCCACTTGGATTCCACATTTAGTAGATAACAACTCTGGTGCCGGGGTACATGTAGTAACTCAAGACGTAACCCAAGATAAATTAACAGATATTATAATAGCCAATAAAAAAGGAGTGTTTGTTTTTAAACAAGAAAGAAAATAA
- a CDS encoding helix-turn-helix domain-containing protein: MGRVKKIEIQESASALLELMQQEKRALVQARLQALYLYKSGQASDYATISQQVGYERHTIGKWFSQYEQKGLAACQALEMGKHSGSRISGPALAELTEKLNSTTDYFTSYKQIHQWLQEAHGILLSYEHVHRFVRYYLGAKLKVVRKSNLKKDVAYEEKYKKK; this comes from the coding sequence ATGGGAAGAGTAAAGAAAATAGAGATCCAGGAGAGTGCGTCAGCGTTGCTGGAGTTGATGCAGCAGGAAAAGCGGGCTTTGGTGCAAGCGCGTTTGCAGGCCTTGTATTTATATAAAAGCGGGCAAGCGTCGGATTATGCCACTATCAGCCAGCAGGTGGGCTATGAGCGACACACCATTGGCAAATGGTTTAGCCAGTATGAACAAAAAGGTTTAGCCGCTTGCCAGGCTTTGGAGATGGGGAAGCACTCCGGTTCGCGCATCAGCGGGCCAGCCTTGGCAGAACTTACAGAAAAGCTTAACAGTACGACGGATTACTTTACTTCTTACAAGCAGATTCACCAGTGGCTGCAAGAAGCACATGGTATTCTGCTAAGCTATGAACACGTGCACCGCTTTGTACGCTACTACTTGGGAGCCAAGCTCAAAGTAGTCCGCAAAAGTAACCTGAAGAAAGATGTGGCTTACGAAGAGAAGTATAAAAAAAAGTAA
- a CDS encoding IS630 family transposase gives MLLSFLLQRYYGPLARAGKVNSWKVYFQDESRFGLMTVLRRAITRAGVKPVGAYQHRFIYRYCYGLVEPLSGDKFFVTAPQVNTLFFEYLLQEFSRHEPSVYKIIFLDKAGYHRAKHLQVPENIRLVYLPSSNPELNPIERFWRDMKDKVAFRNFPDESALETWINTTINNYSKEHIASLTGYEYILQAVSHAKNAMEVS, from the coding sequence GTGCTCTTATCTTTTCTGCTCCAACGCTACTATGGGCCTTTAGCCCGAGCCGGGAAAGTGAATAGCTGGAAAGTGTACTTTCAGGATGAGAGCCGGTTTGGTTTGATGACCGTCTTGCGCCGGGCCATTACCCGAGCCGGAGTGAAGCCAGTGGGCGCTTACCAGCACCGTTTTATTTACCGCTACTGTTATGGGTTAGTAGAGCCCCTCTCGGGGGATAAGTTTTTTGTCACCGCGCCGCAAGTCAACACCCTGTTTTTTGAGTATCTGCTCCAGGAGTTTTCCCGCCACGAGCCATCCGTATACAAAATCATTTTCTTGGATAAAGCCGGCTACCATCGGGCCAAACACTTGCAAGTGCCCGAGAATATCCGCCTGGTGTACCTGCCCTCTTCCAACCCGGAACTCAACCCTATCGAAAGGTTCTGGCGGGATATGAAAGATAAAGTTGCTTTTCGCAACTTTCCGGATGAATCAGCGCTGGAAACCTGGATCAACACCACCATTAACAACTACTCCAAAGAACACATTGCTTCGCTAACTGGCTACGAGTATATTCTCCAGGCCGTCTCGCACGCTAAAAATGCTATGGAAGTATCTTAA
- a CDS encoding Dabb family protein — MNKITGSGLLILALGALVLFTVSFTAKTEQVRHIVVFKYKANATPAQIAQVTQALGDLKNKIPGIVSFEHGVNNSPEKKNLGFTHVYLLTFKDAAARDAYLPHAEHKKFGQMLGKLGIMEDVFVVDYAPESK, encoded by the coding sequence ATGAATAAAATAACTGGATCTGGTTTACTAATCTTAGCACTTGGTGCTTTGGTCTTATTTACTGTATCGTTTACGGCTAAAACGGAACAGGTGCGGCACATAGTAGTATTTAAGTACAAAGCTAATGCTACTCCGGCACAAATAGCTCAGGTAACACAGGCTTTAGGAGATTTAAAAAATAAAATCCCGGGTATTGTATCATTTGAACATGGCGTTAATAATAGTCCGGAGAAAAAAAACTTGGGCTTTACCCACGTTTATTTACTTACATTTAAAGATGCAGCGGCCCGCGATGCTTATTTACCCCACGCGGAACACAAAAAATTTGGACAGATGCTAGGTAAGTTGGGCATAATGGAGGATGTATTTGTAGTAGATTATGCTCCAGAAAGTAAATAA
- a CDS encoding polysaccharide biosynthesis protein gives MKKFILANSIPRWVILLIDQVITSWSFVLAFFVITQFEFSNILRGHFFIYTGLYCTVSLSVFFLMRIHTGVIRYSNTQDIVRIFSAVLATSFIYILLLTMVIIPVYHINTINIFTVLLINFFISSSLLVMLRIGAKSFFQFIKRSTTAEKETVLIFGSDTSSMLIKRALEHSNTSRFVIAGFIDDNQQNINKYIQQKKVYPAKNIEQLRLKLKVDKVVVMSEDLKSEGRKKIIEKCLEIGLKILTVPPTEQWISGKLRVNQIKDLKIEDLLQRDPIVIQSDNISREITGKRVLVTGGAGSIGSEIVRQVLTFDPAMVIICDQAESPLHELQLEVEEAYPDANLKIYISNIQNYNRMYALFEEFSPEIVFHAAAYKHVPMMENNPSEAILTNILGTKTLADLSIAFDVEKFVMISTDKAVNPTNIMGASKRIAEIYIQSLNDVNVQSLNNINYISSRLNDLTHSKTKFVTTRFGNVLGSNGSVIPRFRAQIEKGAPLTVTHPEITRYFMTIPEACQLVLEAGSMGKGGEIFLFDMGEPVKIADLARKMIKLAGLIPDVDIKIVYTGLRPGEKLYEELLNKEEESIPTHHDKIKISKVRTYLYDKVASDIKELLTLVQKENDDYEVVKKMKDIVPEFLSKNSKYEELDYNVSTNNSLLIQQAS, from the coding sequence ATGAAAAAATTTATACTTGCTAATTCAATACCGCGATGGGTCATTTTACTGATCGATCAGGTTATTACAAGCTGGTCATTTGTATTAGCATTTTTTGTAATAACGCAGTTTGAATTTTCAAACATATTAAGAGGACATTTCTTTATATATACAGGCCTATACTGCACTGTTTCGCTGAGTGTATTTTTCCTCATGCGTATACATACAGGCGTAATCCGGTATTCTAATACCCAAGATATTGTTAGAATATTCTCTGCTGTATTAGCTACTAGTTTTATATATATACTTCTATTAACCATGGTAATCATTCCAGTTTACCATATAAACACCATAAATATATTTACGGTACTACTAATTAATTTCTTTATCTCTTCTTCTTTGCTAGTAATGCTTAGAATTGGGGCGAAAAGCTTTTTTCAATTTATTAAGAGAAGTACCACTGCCGAAAAAGAAACGGTGCTCATTTTTGGATCCGATACTAGTTCTATGCTTATAAAAAGAGCTTTGGAACATAGTAACACAAGTCGGTTTGTAATTGCTGGTTTCATTGACGATAATCAACAAAATATAAACAAGTACATTCAACAGAAAAAAGTATATCCTGCTAAAAACATTGAACAATTACGCTTGAAGCTGAAAGTGGATAAAGTAGTTGTGATGAGTGAAGATTTGAAATCTGAAGGAAGAAAGAAAATAATTGAAAAATGTTTAGAAATTGGCTTAAAGATATTAACTGTTCCACCAACCGAACAGTGGATTTCCGGCAAACTACGGGTTAACCAGATTAAAGATCTTAAAATTGAGGATCTACTGCAACGTGATCCGATTGTTATACAAAGCGATAATATCTCTCGCGAAATTACAGGCAAGCGCGTCTTGGTAACAGGCGGTGCTGGATCTATTGGTTCCGAGATTGTAAGACAAGTTTTAACTTTCGATCCGGCTATGGTTATAATCTGTGACCAAGCAGAGTCGCCTTTACATGAACTCCAATTAGAAGTAGAAGAAGCATATCCAGATGCTAATCTAAAAATATACATCTCTAATATTCAAAATTATAACCGGATGTATGCACTTTTTGAAGAGTTTAGTCCGGAGATTGTTTTTCATGCGGCAGCTTATAAGCACGTACCAATGATGGAAAATAATCCATCGGAAGCCATTCTGACGAATATACTGGGTACTAAAACCTTAGCGGATTTGTCTATTGCTTTTGATGTAGAGAAATTTGTAATGATTTCGACAGATAAAGCAGTTAATCCGACTAATATAATGGGTGCTTCTAAGCGTATTGCCGAAATTTACATCCAATCTTTAAACGATGTAAATGTTCAATCGCTAAATAACATTAACTATATTAGTTCACGTTTAAATGATCTAACACACTCTAAAACCAAGTTTGTAACTACTCGCTTTGGAAACGTATTAGGTTCTAACGGCTCTGTTATTCCGCGGTTCCGGGCTCAAATTGAAAAAGGCGCTCCGCTTACCGTTACACACCCCGAAATCACCCGCTATTTCATGACCATTCCGGAAGCGTGTCAGCTTGTTCTGGAAGCTGGCAGTATGGGCAAAGGTGGCGAGATCTTCTTGTTTGATATGGGTGAACCTGTTAAAATTGCTGATTTAGCCAGAAAAATGATTAAACTGGCTGGTTTAATTCCGGATGTAGATATAAAGATTGTTTATACAGGCCTGCGTCCCGGCGAAAAACTTTACGAAGAATTGCTTAATAAAGAAGAAGAATCTATTCCAACGCACCACGATAAAATCAAAATTTCAAAAGTAAGAACTTACCTTTACGATAAGGTAGCTAGTGATATAAAAGAACTGCTCACCTTGGTTCAGAAAGAAAATGATGACTACGAAGTAGTGAAAAAGATGAAAGATATTGTTCCTGAGTTTCTAAGCAAGAACTCGAAATACGAAGAGCTGGATTACAATGTTTCTACTAATAACTCACTATTGATTCAACAGGCTAGCTAA
- a CDS encoding PAS domain-containing hybrid sensor histidine kinase/response regulator: MAETIQAFKKRLEADNTARMKVETKYLQTFKYVKQQSPLENLSKQEQLLKAIFDLDERLTFITDTTGKIILANKALAQFFSADPQSLLAKDYLDLIYKDAPTISKQRNVDQLVIQKKEIVSSEENLTRPNEAEKWFFCTRQPLFLNGAGYLLVQFADITEKKQTKQISFEQAEFYQLISENSSDLIGLHHPDGRVLLYSANSKDLLGYDATELIGSFPYTLIHPDDLEVIKESENKNSLKDSPFLLPQYRIRKKNGEYTWFETTIKFITDEAGQIIRIQSSSCDISNRKKAEVALEKSEKKYRDLVSYSQVIIFTHTLDGIILSTNPIMQNILGYTELDMVGLPFTEILRPRDRIRYQEYLHDILQHDKVVDVITVIDKQGQPKHLLFQNIKVNEPDVEPYIIAFAQDITERLEAENELKKAKNKAEISAKSKELFLANMSHEIRTPMNGIIGMAALLKKTSLDTAQQNYLKLIQESAQNLLVIINDVLDVAKIESGKLQFEEIPFNVNDILLSAQQSLIYKAEEKDILLDVKLLNLKEPLVTGDPYRLTQILINLLSNAIKFTQVGRVELAAEIAHESIFEYTLRIAVTDTGIGIAADKIDTIFESFVQANSDITRKYGGSGLGLTICKNLIELQGGRIWAKSKPGQGATFIFEINYPKVHQTPATPEKAPQINYNTLSSYKILLAEDNAINQFMAESILNSWGVLVDIANNGKEALDLHQQFTYDIILMDIQMPVMGGVETTRLIRQMSNPIKAQIPIIALTANALKGDSEVYLQAGMNDYMSKPYEEEKLFLKISHNIRQKDLAVETLPETGGKEASSLILPVGNQYNLSLIQNLAKGDQSFVNQMIAMFISIIPDAIRNMQTYTATNNWYELSQVAHSLKPAADTLMLFSIREQLAKLETDARNNHQLTAIPALVASITNGLQEIINQLQKDFQNADIFSKN, translated from the coding sequence ATGGCAGAAACTATTCAGGCTTTTAAAAAAAGGCTAGAAGCCGATAATACTGCTCGTATGAAAGTCGAAACAAAATACCTGCAAACGTTTAAATATGTGAAACAGCAAAGTCCTCTTGAAAATCTCAGTAAACAAGAGCAATTATTAAAAGCAATTTTTGATCTGGATGAGCGCTTAACTTTTATTACTGATACAACTGGCAAGATTATTTTGGCCAATAAAGCACTTGCTCAATTTTTCTCTGCAGATCCGCAATCGTTACTGGCTAAAGATTACTTGGATCTTATTTACAAAGACGCACCCACAATCAGTAAACAGAGAAACGTTGATCAATTAGTCATACAAAAAAAGGAGATTGTTTCTTCCGAAGAAAACCTCACGCGGCCAAATGAAGCTGAAAAATGGTTCTTTTGCACCAGGCAACCGCTATTTCTTAACGGAGCAGGCTACTTGCTTGTTCAGTTTGCAGATATCACTGAAAAAAAACAAACAAAACAGATTTCTTTTGAACAAGCTGAATTTTACCAATTAATCTCCGAAAATTCCTCAGATCTTATTGGCTTGCACCATCCGGATGGTAGGGTGTTGCTATATTCTGCCAACAGTAAGGATTTACTTGGCTACGATGCTACCGAACTAATTGGAAGCTTCCCTTATACACTTATACATCCAGATGATCTGGAAGTAATTAAAGAATCAGAAAACAAGAATTCATTAAAGGATAGCCCTTTTCTTCTACCTCAGTACCGTATACGCAAAAAAAATGGCGAGTATACTTGGTTTGAAACCACAATTAAATTTATTACAGATGAAGCTGGACAAATTATTCGTATACAAAGTTCGTCGTGCGATATAAGTAATCGTAAGAAAGCTGAAGTAGCCCTCGAAAAAAGTGAGAAAAAGTACCGGGACTTAGTTTCGTATAGCCAGGTAATTATTTTTACGCACACCCTGGACGGTATTATATTATCCACCAATCCTATTATGCAAAATATACTGGGCTATACCGAACTGGATATGGTGGGCTTACCTTTTACCGAGATACTGCGCCCCCGGGATCGGATACGTTATCAGGAATATCTCCACGACATTTTGCAGCATGATAAAGTGGTAGATGTTATTACCGTAATAGATAAACAAGGACAGCCTAAACATTTACTTTTTCAGAATATAAAGGTAAACGAACCGGATGTAGAACCTTACATTATTGCCTTTGCTCAAGACATTACAGAGCGTTTAGAGGCCGAAAATGAACTTAAAAAAGCTAAAAACAAAGCAGAGATTTCGGCTAAATCCAAAGAATTATTTTTGGCTAACATGAGCCACGAAATTCGGACTCCCATGAACGGGATTATTGGCATGGCCGCCTTGTTAAAGAAAACTTCCTTGGATACTGCTCAGCAGAATTATCTGAAACTTATTCAAGAATCAGCGCAAAATCTCCTGGTAATTATCAACGATGTACTCGATGTAGCTAAAATAGAATCCGGAAAGCTGCAATTTGAAGAAATACCTTTTAATGTAAACGATATTTTACTCTCTGCGCAACAATCGCTTATTTACAAAGCCGAAGAAAAAGATATCTTATTAGATGTAAAGCTTTTAAATTTAAAAGAACCTTTAGTTACCGGCGATCCCTACCGACTTACGCAAATATTAATAAATCTGCTCAGCAATGCTATAAAGTTTACGCAAGTAGGTAGAGTAGAACTAGCGGCCGAAATAGCCCACGAAAGTATTTTTGAGTATACTCTACGCATTGCCGTTACCGATACGGGTATTGGCATTGCTGCAGATAAAATAGATACTATTTTCGAAAGTTTTGTGCAAGCGAATAGTGATATTACCCGCAAATACGGGGGTAGTGGATTAGGTCTTACTATTTGCAAAAACTTAATAGAATTACAGGGAGGGCGCATTTGGGCTAAAAGTAAGCCTGGTCAGGGAGCTACATTTATTTTTGAAATAAATTACCCTAAAGTGCATCAAACACCTGCTACTCCCGAAAAAGCTCCACAGATTAATTATAATACCTTAAGTTCGTACAAAATTTTATTAGCGGAAGATAATGCCATTAATCAATTTATGGCGGAATCGATTTTAAATAGCTGGGGCGTACTAGTTGACATTGCCAATAATGGAAAGGAGGCTTTGGATCTGCACCAACAATTTACTTATGACATAATCTTAATGGACATTCAGATGCCGGTAATGGGTGGGGTGGAAACAACGCGATTAATCCGGCAAATGTCTAACCCCATAAAAGCGCAAATTCCTATTATTGCTCTTACAGCTAACGCCTTAAAAGGCGATAGCGAAGTTTACTTGCAAGCGGGGATGAATGATTACATGTCAAAACCATACGAAGAAGAAAAATTATTTCTAAAAATTTCTCATAATATCCGTCAGAAGGACTTAGCCGTTGAAACGCTACCCGAAACTGGCGGCAAAGAAGCAAGCTCATTAATCTTACCCGTGGGCAATCAATATAACTTAAGCTTAATTCAGAATTTGGCTAAAGGCGACCAATCATTTGTCAACCAAATGATTGCCATGTTTATTAGTATTATTCCGGATGCGATCCGCAACATGCAAACCTACACCGCCACTAACAATTGGTATGAGTTAAGCCAAGTAGCGCATAGTCTGAAACCTGCCGCCGATACCTTAATGCTTTTTTCAATCCGGGAGCAGTTGGCAAAATTAGAAACGGATGCCCGAAATAACCATCAACTTACGGCTATACCTGCTTTAGTTGCCAGCATTACCAATGGCCTGCAAGAAATTATAAACCAGCTACAAAAAGATTTTCAAAACGCAGATATTTTTTCAAAAAATTAG